In the Anastrepha obliqua isolate idAnaObli1 chromosome 1, idAnaObli1_1.0, whole genome shotgun sequence genome, one interval contains:
- the LOC129253428 gene encoding enolase-phosphatase E1 isoform X2: MPEFRVKLILCDIEGTTTSISFVKDVLFPYAKIHTKAFLEETWGDADTQRIVQDLRNSPQCREYFGDATELPTASAGNISSFVNFLIDKDLKLGPLKTLQGLVWTKGYASSKIKGHIYADVAAAFKQWHEAGIRIAIYSSGSVKAQQLLFGQTELGNMLTYISGHYDTAVGNKQEKESYANIAKDLALSCPDILFLTDVVKEAEAARDAGMHVTILNRPGNAPLTDDDKIAFTIVDSFDDLKIHLKK, encoded by the exons ATGCCTGAATTCAGAGTAAAATTAATACTTTGCGATATTGAGGGGACAACGACTTCTATCAGTTTTGTAAAG GATGTGCTCTTTCCCTATGCGAAAATACACACCAAAGCGTTTTTAGAGGAGACTTGGGGTGATGCGGACACACAACGTATCGTTCAAGATTTGCGCAATTCACCACAATGTAGGGAGTATTTTGGAGATGCTACTGAACTACCCACAGCTTCTGCTGGAAATATTTCTAGTTTTGTGAATTTCCTTATTGATAAGGATCTTAAATTGGGTCCATTGAAAACCCTTCAGGGATTGGTGTGGACGAAAGGTTATGCCAGCAGCAAAATTAAGGGGCA CATTTACGCAGATGTTGCAGCAGCATTTAAGCAATGGCATGAGGCTGGTATACGCATTGCCATCTATTCCAGTGGAAGTGTTAAGGCGCAGCAATTACTATTTGGTCAAACAGAACTGGGAAATATGCTGACCTATATTAGCGGCCATTATGATACTGCTGTTGGtaacaaacaagaaaaagaatCGTATGCCAACATAGCGAAAGACTTAGCCTTATCATGTCCAGACATACTGTTCCTAACCGATGTGGTAAAAG AGGCTGAAGCCGCTCGTGATGCAGGTATGCACGTCACGATACTCAATCGTCCAGGCAATGCACCATTGACTGACGACGATAAAATAGCATTTACAATTGTGGATAGTTTTGATGACTTAAAGatacatttgaaaaaataa
- the LOC129253426 gene encoding uncharacterized protein LOC129253426, producing the protein MTSQTSRSFLHSCLKVPIDPCNNCPAPIYNRPKLYLGRMTATPLSVTNKSLNASEFENVDSTLANSGIRSLAKLYDSIPDYCDINHLPNEEFYSTLDTLRSTCCELRTKSAPRCVVEASGTTSSMSSHCVIVKRGKSTKLTKSKPSTGKGSDKKKAEKYNNQEVYENSRSVSGTPFSIAQKMDFTRRNKIKNYKEEFEDEVKAFQNTIKDIEEELKQSHAFASLSESKGRTTKINPNIFPSAGNDVKKCADKYEKRFVPDHNYATMFYFYRVPTTPSVSKFREFCRQTGDNIRPSSKTSTVSLRKFLRKSFSFNDINSIVDCNESENIESKKRLDKSTETQILINRTPSKFSSYFTQKSGLTSPVKSPPKIVLEPPSSETTSVKSSSRSSGRRKKRIKDKKQQRDFKVPFSIFNLDTKKDIEKHATPSPLHPVARPNLAATLRAEVSKKKLKELQNSCTYYDSTKQFDWEVRKTPAWKSLSLNESHKEILSMRLATRKAEQAMQQREYELNMELMRQRVKSAPLLLEGTTFWGPHIGKLTHTCQREGLSHCCQSNQRKARCKSADSRRKLCTREGTGSECSQKSSKLNLLHKIYGVSTKTHSRSATQTPVAKKTSLSAEKGNSERTQVVHTQNDSGDELSSLDRAFL; encoded by the exons ATGACTTCGCAGACTAGTAGATCCTTTTTACATTCGTGCCTCAAGGTACCCATAGATCCATGTAATAATTGTCCAGCGCCAATTTATAATCGGCCGAAACTATATTTGGGTCGAATGACAGCAACGCCGTTAAGCGTCACAAACAAGTCGCTGAATGCAAGTGAATTTGAAAATGTTGACTCAACGTTGGCGAACAGTGGAATACGTTCCTTAGCGAAACTTTACGACAGCATACCAG ACTATTGCGATATTAACCATCTGCCAAATGAAGAATTTTATTCCACGCTGGACACTTTACGGTCCACTTGTTGTGAACTGCGCACCAAATCTGCTCCGAGATGTGTGGTTGAGGCGAGCGGCACCACATCATCCATGTCTTCCCATTGCGTCATTGTAAAGCGGGGCAAATCTACGAAGCTTACAAAGAGTAAACCTTCAACTGGTAAAGGTAGCGATAAAAAGAAAGCTGAAAAATATAACAACCAAGAAGTTTATGAAAACTCGCGCTCTGTGTCCGGAACTCCATTCAGCATTGCTCAGAAAATGGACTTTACGAGGCGAAATAAGATTAAAAA ttacaaAGAAGAGTTTGAGGATGAAGTTAAAGCATTCCAAAACACAATAAAAGACATTGAAGAGGAACTCAAGCAAAGTCATGCGTTCGCCTCTTTATCGGAATCGAAGGGGAGAACAACCAAAATCAACCCGAACATATTTCCAAGTGCAGGCAATGATGTGAAAAAGTGTGCAGATAAGTATGAAAAGAGATTTGTTCCAGACCATAATTACGCCACCATGTTTTACTTTTACAGGGTCCCAACCACACCTAGTGTATCAAAGTTTCGCGAATTTTGTAGGCAAACTGGCGATAACATACGCCCCAGTTCCAAAACGAGTACCGTTAGCTTgcgaaaatttttgagaaaatcttTTTCCTTCAACGACATCAATAGCATAGTCGATTGCAATGAAAGCGAGAATATTGAAAGCAAGAAACGTTTAGATAAATCCACAGAAACTCAAATTCTTATAAATCGCACACCTTCGAAATTCAGCAGTTATTTCACCCAAAAATCAGGACT TACCTCGCCAGTGAAGAGCCCACCGAAAATAGTTTTGGAACCACCGAGTAGTGAAACAACTTCTGTGAAGTCTTCAAGCCGTTCAAGTGGTAGACGAAAGAAGAGGATCAAAGACAAAAAGCAACAAAGAGATTTTAAAGTGCCTTTCTCAATATTCAACTTGGACACAAAAAAGGAtattgaaaag caTGCAACTCCATCGCCCTTACATCCAGTGGCGCGGCCCAACCTCGCTGCAACATTAAGAGCTGAGGTATCGAAAAAGAAACTCAAAGAGTTGCAAAACAGCTGCACATATTACGATAGCACAAAGCAGTTTGATTGGGAAGTGCGCAAAACACCAGCGTGGAAATCGCTGTCTCTCAA TGAATCCCACAAAGAGATACTGTCTATGCGTTTAGCCACTCGCAAAGCAGAACAGGCAATGCAACAACGCGAATATGAACTAAACATGGAATTAATGCGTCAGCGCGTCAAATCGGCACCACTACTTTTGGAAGGCACCACATTTTGGGGTCCTCATATAGGCAAGCTCACACATACCTGCCAACGCGAAGGCTTGAGTCACTGTTGTCAGTCGAATCAACGCAAGGCGCGTTGTAAAAGCGCCGATAGTCGTAGAAAACTTTGCACCCGTGAAGGCACCGGTAGCGAATGCAGTCAAAAGAGtagcaaattaaatttgttacaTAAAATATATGGTGTTAGTACAAAGACACACTCGCGAAGTGCAACACAAACGCCAGTCGCAAAGAAAACGTCGCTGTCCGCTGAAAAGGGAAATTCAGAGCGGACACAGGTGGTGCACACGCAGAACGATAGTGGTGATGAGCTATCTAGTTTAGATAGAGCATTCTTGTAG
- the LOC129253428 gene encoding enolase-phosphatase E1 isoform X1 has translation MVNTKGGKSNYMQIRSIQIIFRPEHRTKQGNRGKRYERNNLNSIYLRQDVLFPYAKIHTKAFLEETWGDADTQRIVQDLRNSPQCREYFGDATELPTASAGNISSFVNFLIDKDLKLGPLKTLQGLVWTKGYASSKIKGHIYADVAAAFKQWHEAGIRIAIYSSGSVKAQQLLFGQTELGNMLTYISGHYDTAVGNKQEKESYANIAKDLALSCPDILFLTDVVKEAEAARDAGMHVTILNRPGNAPLTDDDKIAFTIVDSFDDLKIHLKK, from the exons ATGGTAAACACAAAAGGCGGGAAATCAAATTACATGCAAATACGGagcatacaaattatttttagaccTGAACATAGAACTAAACAAGGAAATCGCGGAAAAAGATATGAACG AAATAATCTTAACTCAATTTACTTACGGCAGGATGTGCTCTTTCCCTATGCGAAAATACACACCAAAGCGTTTTTAGAGGAGACTTGGGGTGATGCGGACACACAACGTATCGTTCAAGATTTGCGCAATTCACCACAATGTAGGGAGTATTTTGGAGATGCTACTGAACTACCCACAGCTTCTGCTGGAAATATTTCTAGTTTTGTGAATTTCCTTATTGATAAGGATCTTAAATTGGGTCCATTGAAAACCCTTCAGGGATTGGTGTGGACGAAAGGTTATGCCAGCAGCAAAATTAAGGGGCA CATTTACGCAGATGTTGCAGCAGCATTTAAGCAATGGCATGAGGCTGGTATACGCATTGCCATCTATTCCAGTGGAAGTGTTAAGGCGCAGCAATTACTATTTGGTCAAACAGAACTGGGAAATATGCTGACCTATATTAGCGGCCATTATGATACTGCTGTTGGtaacaaacaagaaaaagaatCGTATGCCAACATAGCGAAAGACTTAGCCTTATCATGTCCAGACATACTGTTCCTAACCGATGTGGTAAAAG AGGCTGAAGCCGCTCGTGATGCAGGTATGCACGTCACGATACTCAATCGTCCAGGCAATGCACCATTGACTGACGACGATAAAATAGCATTTACAATTGTGGATAGTTTTGATGACTTAAAGatacatttgaaaaaataa